From a single Nostoc sp. MS1 genomic region:
- a CDS encoding LemA family protein, whose product MLPFIITIVILIFIIFIYFYNRLIYKKNQVNNAFSTVDVILQKRSDLIPNLVSLAQIYMQFEQTTLVEISRLRIRANSKRITNNERVILEDQISRTLNKFILALEAYPELKASEHFLQLQYSLTEVEEQLSAARRFYNSAVTEYNNAVEMLPTKFIASWLNYQLKEPFRANLSAINKINMQLNTNL is encoded by the coding sequence AATCGTTATTTTGATATTTATTATATTTATTTATTTTTATAACAGGTTAATTTATAAAAAAAATCAAGTTAATAATGCTTTTTCCACAGTTGATGTAATTCTGCAAAAAAGAAGTGACTTAATACCTAATCTTGTGTCATTAGCCCAGATATATATGCAGTTTGAACAGACAACATTAGTAGAAATTAGCCGACTCAGAATTAGAGCTAATTCAAAAAGAATAACTAACAATGAACGAGTTATTTTAGAAGATCAAATTTCTCGAACACTTAATAAATTTATTTTAGCATTAGAAGCTTATCCAGAGTTAAAAGCTAGTGAGCATTTCCTCCAATTACAATACTCATTAACTGAAGTTGAAGAACAACTTAGTGCAGCCAGAAGATTTTATAACAGTGCAGTAACTGAATATAACAATGCAGTGGAAATGTTACCGACAAAATTTATAGCTTCATGGCTTAATTATCAATTAAAAGAACCATTTCGAGCTAATCTATCGGCAATTAATAAAATAAATATGCAGTTAAATACAAACTTATAA